GTAGCAATCGCTCCTAAAGCTGAGTGTCTGGATGAGGCAATGGAAAGAGCTTGGCAAAGAAGAGAATCATGGCGTGAAATTGCTAAAGAGGCATATGTGAGCGTGCGAAAAGTAATTCCCCGCGATCCCATAGATGAATTTGTGAGCGAGATAAAACTATTAGTGGAATGATTCTTTCAAGAGATTCTAATTAAGAAGCCTAAGAATTCTAAAAGGGCTGAAAGAGTGCGATATCAGATAATTTTTATAGGAGGATTATGAGGAGTGTAATGATGAAAATTCATAGTATATGCTTAGTCAAGAATGAATCTGATATTATCACTCAGACTTTAAAGTCTGCTGCAAGTTGGTCGGATTTCATTTATGTTTATGACAACGGCAGCACTGATGGAACCTGGGAAAAGGTTATAAACCTAGCTAAAGACTATGAACAAATAATTCCCTATAAGCAGGATAGCCAGCCTTTCGCAGATAGTCTTCGTAGTGAACCTTTTAACCATTATCGAGCCAACAGTTCTGAAGGAGATTGGTGGTGTAAGTTAGACGCTGATGAAATATATATTGACGCTCCACGAGTATTTCTATCCAAGATACCAAGGAAATATGAACTTGTTTGGGCAGCTAGTTTTGAATATTATTTTACAGATAAAGATTTCTATCTCTATAATCAGAATCCATCCTTATATGCAGATGATGTACCAGTAGAAGAGAAATGCCGCTATTACATCAATAACTGGTCAGAACCTCGCTTTTTTAGATATAAAAAAAGTTTAGTGTGGGAAAAAAGCTTAGTAAAAAGTGAAGCGCCAATGCCATCTGGACTCGGTGCTTCTTATATAAAAAGGATAAGGCTTAAACATTTTCAGTATCGTTCACCGCAACAAATACAGAAAAGACTAGACACCCGAATGGAGGCGATGCAAAATGGAGTTTTTCTGCATGAAAAGCGAAGAGATTGGAAGCTAAAAATAGATTTAGATAATAGTCATGCTGGTGATGAAAATAATTTTGAGTACGATAAAAATTATATTCCGCAATCATGGAAAGAAAGAGTCGTCGAAGCATCTAAATTCTTGTATGATGCACATGATGGAAAATATGTCATAAATGAAGAGGCAATACCAAAAATTCCTACTAGTCCATCAATTCTGTCTAAATTAATTAATCTAATATTAAGAATACCAAATAAAGTCAAAAGCTTTCTACGTCAATCTTCAACAGTTTAAGTTCAGCTTATGCCTCACGCTGAACTGTATTAATCAAATATTGGGTGTAACGGCATAAGCTGAAGTCCAAATTTTTAGATGCTATGAAATCAAAAATTTTCCAAAAAATAGAATATCCTCAAATTACTCCTATCCCTGAAGGAGTTCACAGGCCGTTCTGGTCAGTAATGATTCCTACTTACAACTGTGCAAATTACCTTGTCCAAACTCTTGAAAGCGTTTTGGCTCAAGACCCTGGGTCTGAACATATGCAAATTGAGGTTGTCGATGATTGCTCAACTAAAGATGACTCAGAAGCAGTAGTCAGAGAAATAGGGAAAGGTCGAGTGTCTTTCTATCGTCAACCTCAAAATGTAGGTGCAATTCGTAACTTCAACACCTGTATTCAGCGTAGCGTAGGACAATTTGTCCACATTCTTCACGGTGATGATTTTGTTGCACCTGATTTTTATTCATCATATGCAGAACTTTTGCAATCACATCCAGACGCTACCTTAATAATTAGCCCTTCAATTTCCGTTGATGAAAATAATCAGCACATCCATGTTGCATCTCCACTCGCAAATATAGATGGAATCATAACAGAATTTGCAGAAATTCAAGCTCTTAGAAATGAGATTCATACACCTACTGCGGTTGTACCTCGCAAGGTATATGAGCATAGCGGTGGTTATTATCTGCCACTTAGCCATACTGCTGATTGGGAAATGTTCTTTAGAGCCGGTCTTCATGGCAAGGCAGTTACTTTAGATAAGCAGGTTGCTTACTATCGTATTCATTCAGGAAGTGATACAAGTCGTTTAGCACTTACAGGTAAAAATATTTGGGAAGCCAAATATACAGTTGATATGTGTATGCAGCAATTACCTGAGAAAGTTCGCCGAGAAATTGATAATAACAGATATTCCTACATTGCAGGTTTAGCTCATTACTTTTACTCAGAGTTAGCTAATAAAGAAATGTGGAAAAGTAGCCTAATTCATGCAGGTTGGCACTTAAAACTATCTCCTAGTAAACCGACTCTTAAAGTTTATTTAACTGCTTTAGCTAGGTATGTGTTGTACGGAGTTTTAAAGTTTGATATGCAATTACTCAAACAAAAAAAAGATATGTCTAGTGCTAGCTAGATGAACTTAAATATAGTAACTATCTCTGAAATATGAAAATAGCTATTGTTAGCAAGTCTGATAGAATTGCGGGTGGGGCAAGTAGAGTTGCCGAGGAACTCGCTAACTGGTTAAGTGATGCAGGGTATTCAACTGATCATTTTGTAGCTTTGAACTACAAAGAGCCTCTTTCTTTCCAACGCAATCTCTATGGAGAAGGTCGTAGAAAAAGGATCTGTGAAAAGATTCATGAAAAGACCAATGAGTACGGTTTCAGTGAACTGTTGCCTGTTGAATACTGGTTGAATCTAAGTAGAGTTCTCGATAAGTATGATATTGTCCATTTTCATGATCTATATACTGCCATATCTCCGGTCACTTTAGCTCTAACTTCTCGACGCAAACCAACTTTTTTCACGGTACATGACTGTTCTGCATTTACTGGTGGCTGTCTGTACCCAATGGATTGTGAGAAGTTTACTAGCCATTGTCATAAATGTCCCCAATTACCTCCGGGTAAAAAGAAAGCTCACATACCTGATCACACAAGAGAAGTTCAAGCAATCAAACGATGGGTTGCTGGGCAATTCAATGTTCGCTACATATTTCCGAGTCAATGGATGGCTCAACAGGCTCAACAGGCTCTCAAGTTTAAAATTCCACCTATAGTCATTCCGAATGGTCTTGATTTGAAAGCTTTTCCGTTAAAGAAAAAGCTAGATGTAAAAATTAGTTTAGGTATCCCAGAAAACCGTAAAGTAGTTGTTATTTCAGCACATTGGCTCAATGATATTCGTAAGGGCGTGCAGTATGCAATTACAGCCCTTCAAAGTGTGCGCGATTTGTCCCCATTCGTTCTAGCTGTGGGACATTGCAACGATGAATTGAAGCAGGCATTGGAGGGACTTGAGTTTAGAGAGATGGGTTATATTTCAGACCCTAACTTCTTAGCTCAAGTCTACTCCGCAGCAGATGTAATGCTCTTCTGTACCCTTGCCGATAATCTGCCACTTACTGTTATGGAAGCAATGGCTGCATCTACTCCAGTCATTGGTTTTTCCACAGGGGGTGTTCCAGAGATGATACAGACGGGACGTAATGGCATCCTTGTTGACCCTACTAACCAGCAGGCACTAAATCAAGCCCTGCGCCAAGCATTATTATCCACCGATTTGGAATCAATGGGTCAGCAGGCAAGAAGGGATATTGAAAAGAACTTTTCAAGAGATGCATTCATTGAGAAGCATCTGCAACTCTATCAGAATTTTGAGCATTTATTGTCGAAAATATCCACACCGTCTGTTGTACAGCCTGAACCTGTAATAAACAGATAAGTCAAGCATTACGTTACAGAAAACACATTTGAGGAATGATATGGTTTTTGCTCCAACTCTAACACTTTCAACCACTACCTCAATTAGCTCTGAGAATAACCGTCTTTGCCTGATTTCTGGCTCAGCCAATGTCCCGCTATCTCAGGAAGTTGCTCAGTATCTTGGTATGGAGTTGACTCCTACAGTCCGTAAGCGGTTTGCCGATGGAGAGATTTATGTTCAAATTCTGGAATCAATTCGAGGTTGCGACGTTTATCTGATTCAACCCACATGTTGTCCAGTCAACGATCACCTCATGGAATTGATGATCATGATTGATGCCTGTCGTCGCGCCTCGGCGAGGCAAATCACAGCAGTGTTGCCCTACTCTGGCTATGCCAGAGCAGATCGTAAGACAGCAGGACGGGAATCGATTACGGCTAAACTAGTGGCAAACGTCATTACCAAAGCAGGTGCTGATCGCGTTCTGGCAATGGATTTGCACTCAGATCAAGTTCAAGGCTTCTTCGACGTTCCACTAGATCATGTCTATGGCTCCCCTATCCTGCTAAATTATCTGCAAAGCAAGCAACTTTCTGATATCGTTGTTGTTTCCCCTGATGTTGGCGGAGTAGCGCGAGCACGAGCATTCGCCAAGAAACTCAACGATGCACCGCTTGCCATTGTCGATAAGCGTCGTCAGGCACACAATGTTGCTGAAGTCATGAATCTCATCGGTGACGTGCAAGGTAAAACGGCTGTTCTTGTGGACGACATGATAGACACCGCAGGCACTATCACCGAAGCAGCAAAACTGCTTCGCAACGAAGATGCACGCCAAGTTTATGCTTGTGCAACCCATGCAGTCTTTTCACCACCTGCGATTGAACGTCTGTCAAGCGGTTACTTTGAAGAAGTCATCGTTACAAATACCATTCCCATTGTGGATCAGAAGCGCTTTCCACAATTGACAGTATTATCTGTCGCTAATCTCATTGGTGAGACAATCTTCCGCATTCATAAAGATAGTTCTCTTAGCAGTATGTTTCACAGCTAAATTAAAATTTTTCATACATACACTCATGTTCCCTGACTAAAACATCAATCAACAAATAAGTCAAGTCTTGCACTTTTCGTTGAATTTTATAACAACATTGGTGAAACTCTGATGAAAAAGATAGTTTACTCATTTGACGTGTTTGATACATCCCTAGTTCGGACTTGGGTGAGACCAACCCACCTCTTCTGGGAAGTAGGCTATCAACTACAAAAAGAAAATATCATTCAAGTTTCACCTGAATATTGGAGTCAAATAAGAATAGAGGCTGAAAGAAAAGCAAGAGAGATTGGAACGACATATGAAGTCACACTAGAAGAAATATATGAACAACTTGCTTTTGCCTTAAACTTGTCAACTTATGAAGTTGAAAAAGCAAAACAGAAGGAAATAGAAATTGAGCTATTGAGTTTACGTCCAGTACCAGCAACCCAAAAGAAAATTCAATCACTCCATCAAGAAGAAAAACCAATAATCTACATTTCAGATATGTATCTATCTGAAGAGGTGATACGGAATTTCTTGAAAGAAAATAAAGTCTGGATACCAGGTAGTACTTTGTACGTTTCCTCAGAGACAAGGATTAATAAAGCATCTGGTAAGCTATTTCAACACTATTTGGCACAAGAATCTCTCAAACCATCACAGTTATGTCATGTTGGAGATAACCTGCACGCAGATGTCAAAGTTCCGAAAAAACTAGGTATTCCATTTGAATATTTTACTCAAGCTCACCTCAATAGATACGAAGAACAACTAGCCGACACTACAGAGCTTCCCTTAAAGTTTAGATCCCTATTGGCTGGGGCTAGTAGACTAACACGTATGCACTCTGAGGAAACAAATCCTGATAAACAAGTTATTTGGAATACAACAGCAAGTGCGATCGCTCCTATTTTATTTGGTTTTGTCTACTGGTGCTTAGTAGAAGCCCAAAGAAGAGGGATTCAAAGACTATACTTTGTTGCTAGAGATGGCCAGATTCTGCAAAAAATTGCTCAAGTGATCTGCAAAAATTGGGGATTCAAAATAGACTGCCGCTACTTATACGGTTCTCGCCAAGCTTGGCATTTACCTGCTCTCCAAGAGCTTGGCAAAGTTGAGCTTGACTGGCTTTTGTTGGGTACTAGTGCTAAGGATATCACTCAGTTTTTATCAATTCGTTCCATTTGTGACCGAGTTAACATCTCACCAGAGCAAATTCAAGATATCCTAAGTCGCTACGGTTTCCCACCAGCAAAATGGGATAGTAATCTTCAGCAACACGAACGTGATTTACTCACGCAGGTGTTCACTGAGAAAGAAGTTACTGAACTTATTATCTCAACTGCTGCCACATACCGTGAGAAGGCAATCGGCTACTTTCGTCAGGAAGGGATAGGCGATGGAGTTCCCTTTGGTTTTGTGGATGTCGGCTGGAGTGGACGCATACAACGCTCTTTTAGTAAATTGTTGAGCATTGCTGGTCTGTATCCAGAATCTGGCGTGTGTGGTTTTTACTTTGCCTTTCATAGCCGGGTCAAATCATTTCAAAATGATCGTTTACTGGCTTATTTCCATGATGTATACGGTCCGATTGATCGCTATCCTCTCTGTAAGTACAGATGCCTATACGAACTTTTTACCGCAGCAGATCATGGTAGCACTATGAACTATGAGCGATGCGGTGAGCAGTATATTCCTGTACTTCGTTCCCCAAAAAACGAAGAAGCAATTAATTGGGGGATATATGCTTTGCAAGGTGCTGCTGTTGAATTTGCAGAGCAAATGACAAGCAACTTAAGCGAGAAAGAATGTACAACTGATCTTTTCCTAAAGGCATCTGAAATGTTGGCAAAGGAATTTGTCCTTAATCCTTCCCGTCAGGAAGCAGAGACCTTTGGTTCCTTTTTGATATCTGGAGATCAAACTGAAAATGACTTCTATGAATTAGCACCCATTTACAATTTAGCTGACTGGTGGAGACTACTGTTTTATCGTAGGCATCAACACATAGATGTCTGGTTTACAGCTTCAATTGCCAGAAGTAACGCCATTTTGAGAAAGCTCCTTGGACCAAAGACATTCACCATGATTCGCAAGATAAGGAAGAAGTTAGGCAAGTTAAAGCTTTCTATTTTACCAAAACAAGTGAGTCAACTTACGTAACCTGGGCTTGGACTATCGTCTTCATCTTGGACAAATAAGAATTGTTTTCCACCAATGATGTTGAAAATAATTGTTTCCAGGCAGGATTTACTCAGAGGCATTTCTAAATCTATCAAAGTCTTGATTCATAACAAAACGAATTTTAAGAGTCCACAATTGTCATACCGTCTGTGGTAACAACTCAATCTACGAGTAAATAAATAAATCAAAATCTTGCGTTTTTTGTTGAATCCCATAATCGGTGAAACCTGATGAAAAAGATAGTTTACTCATTTGACGTGTTTGATACATCCCTGGTTAGAACTTGGGTCAGACCAACTCATCTCTTCTGGGAAGTAGGCTATCAATTACAAAAAGACAATCTCATTCAGATTTCGCCAGAATCTTGGCGTCAACTAAGAATAGAGGCGGAAAGCACTGCAAGAAAGACTTTACCTGTAGAAGAAGTCACACTAGAACAAATATATGAACAACTTGCTCCTTCCTTAAAGTGGTCAAGCGATGCAGTTGAAAAAGCAAAACAGAAGGAAATAGAAATTGAGCTATTGAGTTTACGTCCAGTCCCAGAAATTCAAAATAAAATTCAATCACTTCAACAAGCAAATAAACAAATTATATTCCTCTCAGATATGTATCTACCTGAAGAGGTTATTCAGGCTTTCTTAAAAGAAAAGAAAGTCTGGACACCTGGTAGTACTCTGTACGTTTCATCAAAAGTAGGAGTTAATAAACTATCGGGCAAGCTGTTTCGACATTGTTTGGCAGAAGAAGCGCTCAAACCATCGCAGTTGTATCATGTGGGAGATAATTTACGCTCAGATGTAAAAAGACCAAGAAAACTTGGTATTCCCCATGAATTTTTTACTCAGGCTCACCTCAATCGTTATGAAGAACAAATAGCAGACAACACTCAGCTACCTATAAAGTTTAGATCCCTATTAGCAGGTGCTAGCAGACTCACTCGTTTGCAGTCTCAACAAACAACTCCTGATAAGCAAGTTATTTGGGATACAACAGCAAGTGCGATCGCTCCTATTTTATTCGGTTTCGTCTACTGGTGCTTAGTAGAAGCGCAAAAAAAAGGTATTCAAAGACTATATTTTGTCGCCAGAGATGGGCAAATTTTGCAGAAAATTGCTCAAGTTATTTGCAAAAATTGGGGATTGAAAATAGACTGCCGCTACTTATACGGTTCTCGTCAAGCATGGCATTTGCCTGCTATCCAAGAGCTTGGCGAGGTTGAGCTTGACTGGATTTTAGGTACGGGGGGTACTAAATTTTTATCAATTCGTTCCGTTTGCGACCGGGTTAACATTTCACCAGAGCAAATTAAAGACGTGCTGAGTCGCTATGGTTTTCCAACAGAAAAATGGGATCTGAATCTTCAGGAGCAGGAACGGGGATTACTAAGGCAGGTTATCACTGAAAAGGAGGTCACTGACCTTATCATTTCAACTGCTGCTACCTGTCGCGAGAAGGTGATCGGCTACTTCCGCCAAGAAGGGCTAGACGATGATGTTCCCTATGGTTTTGTGGATGTGGGTTGGGCTGGGCGTATACAACGCTCTTTCAGTAAAGTACTCAGCATTGCAGGTCTTTATCCAGAAGCTGGCATCTGTGGTTTTTACTTTGCCCTTGTAGAGCGGGATAGGCCATTGCCTACTGACCGTTTACTGGCTTATTTCCATGATGTAGACCAACCAGGCGCTCGCTCTGTTGTCTGTAAGTACAGATGCTTGTTCGACCTTTTTGTTACCGCAGATCACGGGAGCACCATAAGATATGAACAATGCGGTGAGCAGTATCTTCCCGTACTTCGTTTCCAAAAAAACGAACAAGCAATTAATTGGGGTTTGTATGCTCTGCAAGGTGCTGCTGTTGAATTTGCAGAGCAAATTACCACAAATCTGAACGATCAAGAATGTACTACTGACCTTTTTTTAGAGGCATCTGAAATTTTAGCAAAGGAATTTGTCCTAAATCCTTCCCGTCAGGAAGCCCAAGTGTTTGGCTCCTCTGTCTGGTCGGGAGATATGACCGAAAATGACTTATATGAATTAGGACCGATTTACGGTTTATCCGACTGGTGGCGACTATTGCTTTATGGTAAGCATCCACATGAAGATGTCTGGCACGCTGCTTCAATTGCTAGAAGTAACGCTATTGTAAGAACGCTCCTAGGACCAAGGAGTGTCAGGATGATACGTAAAATCAGGAAGAGTTTGGAAGACTTTAAGCGTAGTTTTAGATCAACAGCTATTAAGACGACTTAACATTGGCTTGTCCGATCGTCTTCAGCAGAAAGCCCTCCTAGTGAATCAGAATCTGAGGAAAACACAGAATCTTCAGTTGCTCGTGAAAGTTTCAAACCACAATTTAACCTCAAGCAAGGAGAAGTTGCGTGAAAGTAGATTGGTTGATCGTAGGAGCCGGATATTCTGCCTGCGTGCTGGCTGAAAGAATTGCCACTCAACTTGCACAAAGAGTATTAATTGTAGAACGGCGAGACCACATCGGTGGCAATGCCTACGATTACTACAATGAACATGGCATCTTAGTACATAAGTACGGTCCTCATATTTTCCATACCAAGTCCAAAAAAATTTGGGATTATCTCTCACAATTTACAGAGTGGAGACACTACTATCACCATGTGCTGGGAGTACTAGAGGGCAAAAAAGTTCCTATTCCTTTTAACATCAACTCGCTCTATGCTCTTTTTCCTCCAAAATATGCAGAAAAGCTGGAGGATTTGCTTTTAGAACACTTTGGTTTTGGGGTCAAAGTACCAATTCTTAAGTTACGTGAAAGCGCCAGCGGTGACCTAGAGTTTTTAGCTAACTACATCTATGAAAACGTTTTCTTGCGCTACACAGCTAAACAGTGGGAACTGAAACCAGAGGAACTCGATAGGGGAGTCACAGGACGTGTCCCAGTCTACATCAGCCGGGATAACCGCTATTTCCAAGACCCCTACCAAGCCATGCCCAAGTATGGTTACACCGAGATGTTCCGCAAAATGCTAGCTCACCCAAATATAAAAGTACTCCTGAATGCGGACTATCGTGAAGTTGTTAACGATATCAAATTCAACCGGATGGTTTACACAGGGCCAATCGATACTTTCTTCGACTATATGTATGGTGAACTACCTTATCGCAGTCTACGCTTTCAGTTTGACACACTAGATCAAGAACACTACCAGGAAGTGGGTACTGTGAATTACCCCAACGACTACGACATCACCCGCATCACTGAGCAGAAGTACTTGTCAGGACAAACCTCACCTAAAACAACCTTGGTCATGGAGTATCCTCAAGCATACGTTCCAGGGAAAAATGACCCTTACTATCCCATCCCACGTGAGGAAAATCGGGAGCGTTATGACCTTTACCTGAAAGAGGTTGAGAAACTCAAAGGTACAGTCATCTTTGCTGGAAGACTTGCTGAATATAAGTACTACGATATGGATCAAGCAGCATTACGAGCTTTGAGCTTGTTTGAGAAAGAAGTAGCGCAGTGAGCAGTTATGTTTAGAATCATCCCCCCAACTCTCCGTGGGTTGGGGGGATTAATCTATTGTGTTGCCTTCACTTCCCTCCCACGTAAAGTGGCACTGCACGTCCATTACCATGCCAGAGGAGCTGATCGCGAGTAAATTGACGATTTTTAGCTCCACGTTTCTCTTGAATGTGAACCTGGAAATCCTTATTATTCCCGTAGCTAATCGAGGCATAAGAGAGCGCAACTCGAGAGTTGTCATTGATGAAAGCGATTTCCTTTGGTGGCACAGTCACATTCGCATATAATAATGCTCCAAATATCTCGCTTGCGCTGCCTCCTTTGGTATGCAACACAGTGTTGATATTACCTCCTTCGGTCTTAAGACCTAAGACCCACAGCTTTCCGCCATTATTGAATATCTTTTTACTTGTACCTTCAGGGTTTAGTTGACGAGCCCAGACTTTCTGCGGATGCTCAAAGTGCCAACCTTCAGCTGAGACATCCTCAATAAAGAGCTTCCCGGCTTTGGGCGTGTTCCGAAATACATACTTCTGATCGTTAGGTTTTAATGAACAACAAGCCACGTCCTTCAAAAAGAGTGTTCTGGAGGTGGCTTGTTCAAAACCAATCATTCCAGGCTGTGGTGAGCCTTCTTGATAGAGGTTCGTGACATTAAGATGTTCAATGGTCACATCAGTTGCTTTTCCATTTCCAATCCGAATGAGCGGTTTCGGACGGTTTGCATCCTTAAAACCTGTTCCGTTATGAGAAAGCACAGCATCTATCGCCATGATCTTACGAACGTTTCCCCTAACGCGCAGGGTATCACTTACAAAGTAGCGACCAGGCGGAAAGTAAATAGTAGACTTGCCCGAGTCGAGCGCTTTTTGAATTGCAGCCGTATCATCGTCCCAATCATCGCTTCCATCTGCTTTTTTCCCTATTGCACCAAAATCCGCAACATTAGCCCAGTTTGAGAGATTGTTGTCATGATAGTTTGGTGGTTCCTCAACGGGAAGATTGAGAGAGGAGTTGGAGGCAGATTTAAACAAAGTAAAAGGAGTGCTTGAGGTAAACTCCTTGACTTTACTTCCCTTCACAACTTTCTTATCTTGCATAATTGTTGAGCGATAACCAGAAGAACGGACATTCCGGGCAAACAGACGGCTATTATTTTCAATAGCACTTACTGAGCGACTACCACCACGGAGGTTCGCGTCAAGAAGGGCAATCAGGCTTGTAATGTTATTGTTGCGTAACGCAGGAACACTATTATTACTCGAGAGATCCCGTATTGCTACAATGTTGCCCGAGTTCTGTAGACCAACAATTTTTTGATTGCAAAGACTAATATGCTCAAGGGTAATACCGTTGACCTCACTCTCTATACGGATACCATAGTCAAAGCCTTCAACAACGACGTTCTTGACAAGAGCAGGACCAATCCACTTTCGAGTCATGTCAAGCCCGACGATTCCTTGACCACGAAGTCTGACATTGCGAACAGCGCCAGTGTTGTTGGCTAAATAATCAAGTGCGATCGCTCCACGGTTTTTGCCAGTGTCAATCGTCAGGTCTTCAATGTAGTTTGCAAACGCCTCGTTCCCTTCTCCCTTAGCAGGATAGTCTTTGCCTCCACCTTGAGGCTGCTCCACATAAAGTCCTGACGCGGTGTAGACTACTGCTTTAGGCTTGCTGGGGTCATTGTAACCAGGTGCGTTGTCCTTCAAGCGAATAATGGTGCTGGTTCGATTCTGTCCTTGAATCCATAGTTGTGATTGCCATTTGCCGTTCGTGTCTCGCCACTCAAGGCGATCGCTCACAAGATAAGTTCCTTTAGGGAAGTAGAGAATTTTGCGTTGACCCACGTTCTCCCGAATTGCCTTCAGGATTGCTTGAGTATCATCTGTGACACCATCACCCTTTGCTCCATAGCGAGTCTTTACATTGATAACTATATTCTCAGGAAAGAGTTTATCTTTTGTCGATTGAGTGGTAGCAACACAAATTTTCTCCCCTTTGTTAAGAGACTTCTCCTCAGAAAGACCTAACAAAGTGACAGAGATGTTTGTACCTAGTATGGATTTTGTGAAGGCAAACAGCAGAGAGAGTACTATCATTCCACAAATTATGGAAATCAAAAATACTTTCTTTCTGCGCTTATTCTTTGTCATAATTACCTCGCTTCTTGCTATATCGCAGTTATAGCGACGTTTTCCCTCCTTTCGCTACGCAAAGGATTCTTGGTTTATACAGTTACCATAAAACTCTCTATACTCTCGCAAGCATTGCCTAAACAGGCTATCTACCTAAATGCACCACGTCGAGCCTTGTTTAGACAGTTCTAGAAGCTTATTTTTGGCTCTAGGTTATCACCTTGCAAGACTGCTTACAAGCATTTACCACGGGGATTTCAATTGTTGCTCTCATGTCCAAATAAAAATTTAAACATATTCACGTTGAAAGTAAAAATATCCGGAAGAAACGGAAACTTTACAAAAAAAATACATGATTTTCAAAATATTTTGGAGATTTTTACGTAGCTCAAACTGGGATTATACAAGTGTTCCAACACTTTCGGATTCACTTGAAGGACGTTACTAAGTACATTTGCCAGTAAAAATATCCGGAATAAGTGCTCATTTGCCGAAAAAGTATGACAGAATCCTTTAGGGGTAACTACCAAATTA
The sequence above is a segment of the Mastigocladopsis repens PCC 10914 genome. Coding sequences within it:
- a CDS encoding glycosyltransferase family 2 protein, with translation MMKIHSICLVKNESDIITQTLKSAASWSDFIYVYDNGSTDGTWEKVINLAKDYEQIIPYKQDSQPFADSLRSEPFNHYRANSSEGDWWCKLDADEIYIDAPRVFLSKIPRKYELVWAASFEYYFTDKDFYLYNQNPSLYADDVPVEEKCRYYINNWSEPRFFRYKKSLVWEKSLVKSEAPMPSGLGASYIKRIRLKHFQYRSPQQIQKRLDTRMEAMQNGVFLHEKRRDWKLKIDLDNSHAGDENNFEYDKNYIPQSWKERVVEASKFLYDAHDGKYVINEEAIPKIPTSPSILSKLINLILRIPNKVKSFLRQSSTV
- a CDS encoding glycosyltransferase family 2 protein, whose amino-acid sequence is MKSKIFQKIEYPQITPIPEGVHRPFWSVMIPTYNCANYLVQTLESVLAQDPGSEHMQIEVVDDCSTKDDSEAVVREIGKGRVSFYRQPQNVGAIRNFNTCIQRSVGQFVHILHGDDFVAPDFYSSYAELLQSHPDATLIISPSISVDENNQHIHVASPLANIDGIITEFAEIQALRNEIHTPTAVVPRKVYEHSGGYYLPLSHTADWEMFFRAGLHGKAVTLDKQVAYYRIHSGSDTSRLALTGKNIWEAKYTVDMCMQQLPEKVRREIDNNRYSYIAGLAHYFYSELANKEMWKSSLIHAGWHLKLSPSKPTLKVYLTALARYVLYGVLKFDMQLLKQKKDMSSAS
- a CDS encoding glycosyltransferase; the encoded protein is MKIAIVSKSDRIAGGASRVAEELANWLSDAGYSTDHFVALNYKEPLSFQRNLYGEGRRKRICEKIHEKTNEYGFSELLPVEYWLNLSRVLDKYDIVHFHDLYTAISPVTLALTSRRKPTFFTVHDCSAFTGGCLYPMDCEKFTSHCHKCPQLPPGKKKAHIPDHTREVQAIKRWVAGQFNVRYIFPSQWMAQQAQQALKFKIPPIVIPNGLDLKAFPLKKKLDVKISLGIPENRKVVVISAHWLNDIRKGVQYAITALQSVRDLSPFVLAVGHCNDELKQALEGLEFREMGYISDPNFLAQVYSAADVMLFCTLADNLPLTVMEAMAASTPVIGFSTGGVPEMIQTGRNGILVDPTNQQALNQALRQALLSTDLESMGQQARRDIEKNFSRDAFIEKHLQLYQNFEHLLSKISTPSVVQPEPVINR
- a CDS encoding ribose-phosphate pyrophosphokinase, encoding MVFAPTLTLSTTTSISSENNRLCLISGSANVPLSQEVAQYLGMELTPTVRKRFADGEIYVQILESIRGCDVYLIQPTCCPVNDHLMELMIMIDACRRASARQITAVLPYSGYARADRKTAGRESITAKLVANVITKAGADRVLAMDLHSDQVQGFFDVPLDHVYGSPILLNYLQSKQLSDIVVVSPDVGGVARARAFAKKLNDAPLAIVDKRRQAHNVAEVMNLIGDVQGKTAVLVDDMIDTAGTITEAAKLLRNEDARQVYACATHAVFSPPAIERLSSGYFEEVIVTNTIPIVDQKRFPQLTVLSVANLIGETIFRIHKDSSLSSMFHS
- a CDS encoding HAD family hydrolase, encoding MKKIVYSFDVFDTSLVRTWVRPTHLFWEVGYQLQKENIIQVSPEYWSQIRIEAERKAREIGTTYEVTLEEIYEQLAFALNLSTYEVEKAKQKEIEIELLSLRPVPATQKKIQSLHQEEKPIIYISDMYLSEEVIRNFLKENKVWIPGSTLYVSSETRINKASGKLFQHYLAQESLKPSQLCHVGDNLHADVKVPKKLGIPFEYFTQAHLNRYEEQLADTTELPLKFRSLLAGASRLTRMHSEETNPDKQVIWNTTASAIAPILFGFVYWCLVEAQRRGIQRLYFVARDGQILQKIAQVICKNWGFKIDCRYLYGSRQAWHLPALQELGKVELDWLLLGTSAKDITQFLSIRSICDRVNISPEQIQDILSRYGFPPAKWDSNLQQHERDLLTQVFTEKEVTELIISTAATYREKAIGYFRQEGIGDGVPFGFVDVGWSGRIQRSFSKLLSIAGLYPESGVCGFYFAFHSRVKSFQNDRLLAYFHDVYGPIDRYPLCKYRCLYELFTAADHGSTMNYERCGEQYIPVLRSPKNEEAINWGIYALQGAAVEFAEQMTSNLSEKECTTDLFLKASEMLAKEFVLNPSRQEAETFGSFLISGDQTENDFYELAPIYNLADWWRLLFYRRHQHIDVWFTASIARSNAILRKLLGPKTFTMIRKIRKKLGKLKLSILPKQVSQLT